A window of Amycolatopsis australiensis contains these coding sequences:
- a CDS encoding TetR family transcriptional regulator, whose protein sequence is MVRWEPGTAERLQKAALELFATRGFEQTTAAEIAQAVGLTERTFFRHFSDKREVLFHGQQQLEQAFLDGVAAAPAEATPLEVVASALRSAAAFFPDERRPHSRARQSVIDRNPALQEREQHKLTTLATTVAAALRARGVDDLAATLAAESGATVFGIAFGRWLRDGEERSLADLATDVLDELLTLAEQAAHARR, encoded by the coding sequence ATGGTGCGCTGGGAACCCGGGACCGCGGAGCGGCTGCAGAAGGCCGCGCTCGAGCTGTTCGCCACGCGCGGGTTCGAGCAGACGACCGCCGCGGAGATCGCGCAGGCGGTCGGCCTGACCGAACGCACTTTTTTCCGTCACTTCAGCGACAAGCGCGAGGTGCTCTTCCACGGCCAGCAGCAGCTGGAACAGGCGTTCCTGGACGGCGTCGCGGCCGCGCCGGCGGAGGCGACGCCGCTGGAGGTCGTCGCGTCGGCGCTCCGCTCGGCGGCGGCCTTCTTCCCGGACGAGCGCCGCCCGCACTCCCGCGCGCGCCAGTCGGTGATCGACCGCAACCCGGCGCTGCAGGAGCGGGAGCAGCACAAGCTGACGACGTTGGCGACAACGGTCGCGGCGGCTCTGCGCGCCCGCGGCGTGGACGACCTCGCGGCCACGCTGGCCGCGGAATCGGGCGCGACGGTGTTCGGGATCGCGTTCGGCCGCTGGCTGCGCGACGGCGAGGAACGCTCACTCGCCGACCTGGCCACGGACGTGCTCGACGAACTGCTCACCCTGGCCGAGCAGGCGGCGCACGCCAGACGGTGA
- a CDS encoding zinc-binding dehydrogenase gives MSRTMRAAVCTGPGGPDVLQLRELPIPAVRGSWSLVRVRGAGLNRSELRTRQGHSPNVRFPRVLGIECVGVVAAATDPALPEGTTVAAVMGEMGREFDGGYAEYALLPNSLLMPVTTTLPWDVFAALPETYLTAQGALDALGAGTGEGKRLLIRGGTSSVGLAAASIAGGHGLEIAATTRQPDKADALTAAGVHHVVLDDGGPLSLGALWPEGPDYVLDLVGARTAVESLRLVRRGGTVCVAGSLSGWSIADFQPVAMIPSGTRLTAFHSDDMKGDTAALQRIVDEVEAGVYRPNVDRVFALADIAEAHRYMEDDRARGKLVVLP, from the coding sequence GTGAGCAGGACGATGCGCGCCGCCGTGTGTACCGGGCCCGGTGGCCCCGACGTACTTCAGCTGCGTGAGCTGCCGATCCCCGCGGTCCGCGGCTCCTGGAGCCTGGTCCGCGTGCGGGGAGCGGGGTTGAACCGCTCGGAGCTGCGGACCCGGCAGGGCCACTCCCCGAACGTGCGGTTCCCGCGCGTGCTCGGGATCGAATGCGTGGGTGTCGTGGCCGCCGCCACCGATCCCGCGCTGCCGGAGGGCACGACCGTCGCCGCGGTGATGGGGGAGATGGGGCGCGAGTTCGACGGCGGCTACGCGGAATACGCGCTGCTGCCGAACTCCCTGCTGATGCCGGTCACCACCACCCTGCCCTGGGACGTCTTCGCCGCGCTGCCCGAGACGTACCTGACCGCCCAGGGCGCGCTGGACGCGCTCGGCGCCGGAACGGGCGAAGGCAAGCGGCTGCTGATCCGCGGCGGGACGTCGTCGGTGGGGCTGGCGGCCGCGTCGATCGCCGGCGGGCACGGCCTCGAGATCGCCGCGACGACCCGGCAGCCGGACAAGGCGGACGCGCTGACCGCGGCCGGCGTCCACCACGTCGTGCTCGACGACGGCGGGCCGCTGAGCCTCGGCGCGCTGTGGCCCGAAGGCCCGGACTACGTGCTGGACCTCGTCGGCGCCCGCACGGCGGTGGAGTCGCTGCGCCTGGTCCGCCGCGGCGGCACGGTCTGCGTGGCCGGTTCGCTCAGCGGCTGGTCGATCGCGGACTTCCAGCCGGTGGCGATGATCCCGTCCGGCACCCGCCTGACCGCCTTCCACAGCGACGACATGAAGGGCGACACGGCGGCGTTGCAGCGCATCGTCGACGAGGTCGAGGCCGGCGTGTACCGGCCGAACGTCGACCGGGTGTTCGCGCTGGCCGACATCGCCGAGGCGCACCGGTACATGGAGGACGACCGGGCCCGCGGGAAGCTGGTCGTCCTGCCCTGA
- a CDS encoding Hsp20/alpha crystallin family protein, whose amino-acid sequence MLMRTDPFRELDRFAQQVFGSPGTWSKPAAMPMDAYRAGDEFVVCFDLPGVSKDAIELDIERNVLTVKAERRPLADGDDVQMQVSERPLGVFSRQLFLGDTLDADHIAAEYEAGVLTLRIPIAEKAKPRRIEITGAEPDRKQLQA is encoded by the coding sequence ATGTTGATGCGCACCGACCCGTTCCGTGAGCTCGACCGTTTCGCCCAGCAGGTCTTCGGGAGCCCCGGCACGTGGTCCAAGCCGGCCGCGATGCCCATGGACGCCTACCGCGCCGGCGACGAGTTCGTCGTCTGCTTCGACCTGCCCGGCGTGAGCAAGGACGCCATCGAGCTCGACATCGAACGCAACGTCCTGACCGTCAAGGCCGAGCGACGGCCCCTCGCCGACGGCGACGACGTCCAGATGCAGGTTTCCGAACGCCCCCTCGGCGTCTTCTCCCGCCAGCTGTTCCTCGGCGACACCCTCGACGCCGACCACATCGCGGCCGAGTACGAGGCCGGCGTGCTGACCCTGCGCATCCCGATCGCCGAGAAGGCCAAGCCGCGCCGCATCGAGATCACCGGCGCGGAGCCGGACCGCAAGCAGCTCCAGGCCTGA
- a CDS encoding alpha/beta fold hydrolase, producing MRVLAAGGGGRAPVVLLPGLGAPGYLVDTLHGCAASAPSYLLDVPGFGERGPLVCEPELSAMTDVVTGWLSDALDRPAVLFGHSTAAQIVLAVAVRRPELAEALVLAGPTFPPRLRRLGPLALAFLRDVVHESPAALPGTVPAYLRAGPARLLRFIRSAQRDEPERLMPQVRCPVRVVRGRHDTISPSGWAQSLADAAPRGSLVTVPGPHTFPATSGGLTARLITAAGDRASER from the coding sequence GTGCGGGTGCTCGCGGCCGGTGGCGGCGGCCGCGCCCCGGTCGTGCTGCTGCCCGGGCTCGGCGCGCCCGGCTACCTGGTGGACACGCTGCACGGGTGTGCGGCGTCGGCGCCGTCGTACCTGCTCGACGTGCCCGGGTTCGGCGAGCGCGGCCCGCTGGTGTGCGAACCGGAGCTGTCCGCGATGACCGACGTCGTCACCGGCTGGCTGAGCGACGCGCTGGACCGGCCCGCGGTCCTGTTCGGACACTCGACGGCCGCGCAGATCGTGCTGGCGGTCGCGGTCCGGCGCCCGGAGCTCGCCGAAGCGCTGGTGCTCGCCGGGCCCACGTTCCCGCCGCGCCTGCGCCGGCTGGGCCCGCTCGCGCTGGCCTTCCTCCGCGACGTGGTGCACGAGTCGCCCGCGGCGCTGCCCGGCACCGTCCCGGCCTACCTGCGGGCCGGGCCGGCGCGGCTGCTGCGGTTCATCCGGTCCGCCCAGCGCGACGAACCCGAGCGGCTGATGCCGCAGGTGCGGTGCCCGGTTCGGGTGGTCCGCGGCCGCCACGACACGATCAGCCCGTCCGGCTGGGCACAGTCGCTGGCCGACGCGGCTCCGCGCGGCAGCCTGGTCACGGTGCCCGGCCCGCACACGTTCCCGGCGACGTCCGGCGGGCTGACCGCGCGGCTGATCACCGCCGCCGGTGACCGGGCGTCCGAGCGCTAG
- the ctaD gene encoding cytochrome c oxidase subunit I, whose translation MTDTVARPTPIPHRPAWRAPRGSVILKTVRTTDHKTIGVLYLTTSFCFFLVGGLTALLMRGELAHPGLQFLSPEQYNQLFTMHGTIMLLLYATPNLFGFANFVLPLQIGSPDVAFPRLNAFSYWLYLFGGLIVLSGYLTPGGPPDFGWTAYTPLSNAIHSPGVGGDLWIAGLIVTGLGTILGAVNMITTVVCLRCPGMLMWRMPIFTWNILFTSILILLAFPILTAALFGLLADRHLGAHVFDPENGGAILWQHLFWFFGHPEVYVVALPYFGIVTEIIPVFSRKPLFGYKTMVFATIGITALSAAVWAHHMFATGAVLLPFFSFMTFLIAVPTGIKFFNWIGTMWKGRISFESPMTWSVGFLVTFLLGGLTGIILASPPLDFHIHDTYFVVAHFHYVLFGTIVFATFAGIYFWFPKITGRMLDERLAKWHFWTTFVGFHTTFLIQHWLGDAGMPRRYADYLSSDGFTWMHMVSTVGAFVLGLSVLPFVWNVVKSYRYGEAIDVDDPWGHGNSLEWATTSPPPRHNFLELPRIRSERPAFELHYPHMVERMRAEAHITKGHPGDAPSPFEVAAGATQPADQGESDDPRGR comes from the coding sequence ATGACCGACACGGTGGCCCGCCCCACCCCGATCCCGCACCGGCCCGCGTGGCGGGCACCGCGCGGGTCGGTGATCCTCAAGACCGTCCGCACCACCGACCACAAGACGATCGGCGTGCTCTACCTGACCACGTCGTTCTGCTTCTTCCTCGTCGGCGGCCTGACGGCGCTGCTGATGCGCGGCGAGCTGGCCCACCCCGGCCTGCAGTTCCTCTCGCCCGAGCAGTACAACCAGCTGTTCACCATGCACGGCACGATCATGCTGCTGCTCTACGCCACGCCGAACCTGTTCGGGTTCGCCAACTTCGTGCTGCCGCTGCAGATCGGCTCGCCGGACGTCGCCTTCCCGCGGCTCAACGCCTTCTCCTACTGGCTCTACCTCTTCGGCGGGCTGATCGTGCTCTCGGGCTACCTCACCCCGGGTGGCCCGCCCGACTTCGGGTGGACGGCCTACACGCCGCTGTCGAACGCCATCCACTCGCCCGGCGTCGGCGGGGACCTGTGGATCGCCGGGCTGATCGTCACCGGCCTCGGCACCATCCTCGGCGCCGTCAACATGATCACCACCGTCGTGTGCCTGCGCTGCCCCGGGATGCTCATGTGGCGGATGCCGATCTTCACCTGGAACATCCTCTTCACGTCGATCCTGATCCTGCTGGCCTTCCCGATCCTCACCGCGGCCCTGTTCGGACTGCTGGCCGACCGGCACCTCGGCGCGCACGTCTTCGACCCCGAAAACGGCGGCGCGATCCTCTGGCAGCACCTGTTCTGGTTCTTCGGCCACCCCGAGGTCTACGTGGTCGCCCTGCCCTACTTCGGGATCGTCACCGAGATCATCCCGGTGTTCAGCCGGAAACCCCTGTTCGGCTACAAGACGATGGTGTTCGCGACGATCGGCATCACCGCGTTGTCGGCGGCGGTGTGGGCGCACCACATGTTCGCCACCGGCGCGGTGCTGCTGCCGTTCTTCTCGTTCATGACCTTCCTGATCGCCGTCCCGACCGGGATCAAGTTCTTCAACTGGATCGGCACCATGTGGAAGGGCCGGATCTCCTTCGAGTCGCCGATGACGTGGTCGGTCGGGTTCCTCGTCACCTTCCTGCTCGGCGGGCTGACCGGGATCATCCTCGCGTCGCCGCCGCTGGACTTCCACATCCACGACACCTACTTCGTGGTCGCGCACTTCCACTACGTCCTGTTCGGCACGATCGTGTTCGCCACCTTCGCCGGCATCTACTTCTGGTTCCCCAAGATCACCGGCCGGATGCTCGACGAACGCCTCGCGAAGTGGCACTTCTGGACCACGTTCGTCGGCTTCCACACGACGTTCCTCATCCAGCACTGGCTCGGCGACGCCGGCATGCCGCGCCGCTACGCCGACTACCTCTCCAGCGACGGCTTCACCTGGATGCACATGGTGTCCACGGTCGGGGCGTTCGTGCTCGGGCTGTCGGTGCTGCCGTTCGTCTGGAACGTCGTGAAGAGCTACCGCTACGGCGAGGCGATCGACGTCGACGACCCGTGGGGCCACGGCAACTCCCTCGAATGGGCGACGACCAGCCCGCCGCCGCGGCACAACTTCCTCGAGCTGCCGCGGATCCGCTCCGAGCGGCCCGCGTTCGAGCTGCACTACCCGCACATGGTCGAGCGGATGCGGGCCGAGGCGCACATCACGAAGGGACACCCGGGCGACGCGCCGTCGCCGTTCGAGGTCGCCGCGGGCGCCACCCAGCCCGCGGACCAGGGCGAGTCCGACGATCCGCGGGGGCGGTGA
- a CDS encoding OsmC family protein has protein sequence MGQDIYSAEATSSRGSVRVDGRGDLAFAVGEPSGDGTADALNPERLYAAALATCLHQSLTIAATSLDVETGESVVTAKVTLAHRHDGGYELRAAVDVYLPGASTDELYDAVTREALRLCPLVGAEVPVTFDRERGRQLQHHTGPADPGQN, from the coding sequence ATGGGACAGGACATCTACTCGGCGGAGGCGACGTCGAGCCGCGGCAGCGTCCGGGTCGACGGGCGCGGCGACCTCGCCTTCGCCGTCGGCGAGCCCAGCGGCGACGGCACGGCCGACGCGCTGAACCCGGAACGGCTCTACGCCGCCGCGCTCGCCACGTGCCTGCACCAGTCGCTGACGATCGCCGCCACGTCGCTGGACGTCGAGACCGGGGAAAGCGTCGTCACCGCGAAAGTCACCTTGGCCCACCGCCACGACGGCGGCTACGAACTGCGCGCGGCCGTCGACGTCTACCTGCCGGGCGCGAGCACCGACGAGCTCTACGACGCCGTGACCCGCGAGGCGCTGCGGCTGTGCCCGCTCGTCGGCGCCGAGGTCCCCGTGACGTTCGACCGGGAGCGCGGGCGGCAGCTGCAGCACCACACCGGTCCCGCCGATCCGGGGCAGAACTGA
- a CDS encoding zinc-dependent alcohol dehydrogenase — MVYRGPYKVRVEEKDVPPIEHPGDAIVRVKLAAICGSDLHLYHGMMPDTRVGTTFGHEFIGVVEDVGPDVRNLQRGDRVMVPFNVFCGTCWFCARGLYSNCHNVNPNATAVGGIYGYSHTCGGYDGGQAEFVRVPFADVGPSVIPDWLDDEDAVLLTDALATGYFGAQLGEIAEGDVVVVFGAGPVGLFAAKSAWLMGAGRVIVIDHLEDRLAKARTFAHAETYNFTEYDDIVVHLKKITDHLGADVAIDAVGAEADGNFTQHVTSAKLKLQGGSPVALNWCIDGVRKGGTISVMGAYGPMFSAVKFGDALNKGLTLRMNQCPVKRQWPRLLEHIRNGYLKPSDVVTHRIPLEHIAEGYHMFSAKVDGCIKPLIVV; from the coding sequence ATGGTCTACCGCGGGCCGTACAAGGTGCGCGTCGAGGAAAAAGACGTTCCCCCGATCGAGCACCCCGGCGACGCGATCGTCCGGGTGAAGCTGGCCGCCATCTGCGGCTCCGACCTGCACCTCTACCACGGGATGATGCCCGACACCCGGGTCGGGACGACGTTCGGGCACGAGTTCATCGGCGTCGTCGAGGACGTCGGCCCGGACGTGCGGAACCTCCAGCGCGGCGACCGGGTGATGGTGCCGTTCAACGTCTTCTGCGGCACATGCTGGTTCTGCGCCCGCGGCCTGTACTCCAACTGCCACAACGTCAACCCGAACGCCACCGCCGTCGGCGGCATCTACGGCTACTCGCACACCTGCGGCGGCTACGACGGCGGGCAGGCCGAGTTCGTCCGGGTGCCGTTCGCCGACGTCGGGCCGTCGGTGATCCCGGACTGGCTGGACGACGAAGACGCCGTCCTGCTCACCGACGCGCTCGCCACCGGCTACTTCGGCGCCCAGCTCGGCGAGATCGCCGAAGGTGACGTCGTGGTCGTGTTCGGGGCCGGCCCGGTCGGGCTGTTCGCGGCGAAGTCGGCGTGGCTGATGGGCGCGGGCCGGGTGATCGTCATCGACCACCTGGAGGACCGGCTGGCGAAGGCGCGGACGTTCGCCCACGCCGAGACGTACAACTTCACCGAGTACGACGACATCGTCGTGCACCTGAAGAAGATCACCGACCACCTCGGTGCCGACGTCGCGATCGACGCGGTGGGCGCCGAGGCCGACGGCAACTTCACCCAGCACGTCACGTCGGCCAAGCTGAAGCTGCAGGGCGGCTCGCCGGTGGCGCTCAACTGGTGCATCGACGGCGTCCGCAAGGGCGGCACGATCTCGGTGATGGGCGCCTACGGCCCGATGTTCAGCGCCGTCAAGTTCGGCGACGCGCTCAACAAGGGCCTGACGCTGCGGATGAACCAGTGCCCGGTGAAGCGCCAGTGGCCGCGGCTGCTCGAGCACATCCGCAACGGCTACCTCAAGCCGAGCGACGTCGTCACCCACCGCATCCCGCTCGAGCACATCGCCGAGGGCTACCACATGTTTTCCGCCAAGGTGGACGGCTGCATCAAGCCGCTCATCGTCGTCTGA
- a CDS encoding alpha/beta fold hydrolase gives MRGSRAGLAVAVMVLVAATAPAAATTPDPLAPYRDQKISWGACPFKGGKAQCARITVPRDWSAPSAGKNLEVAISRVPATGERRGAVLVNPGGPGGQGTSLAGALARLEPAVNEHYDFVGMDPRGTGQEGTDDDGFVCRVPAGRLPSEDDLDARDRSARSIALHQRVPRAVAEACQSDALAPFITTWQTTHDMDLIRTLLGDEKLNYLGYSYGTWLGAKYASLFPGHAGRMVLDSSVNFEGRLQAAFEAFPKIDQRQFDRVYAPWLARRFPEQLGRTTAEVKQNWERVRAYYRSQGVSPDDFDHVFVGNGSTRQWLVGALILTKGMAAVRGTPPATADDLDQVARVVYGRPSAQLTAADVAPEPDYEDVPGTRLAVACGDQPTRGAAWYKLLSDLQGPAYPLFGWAYGLSEPCGFWSDPPRHQLPTVPPSAAKNILVVQGEFDPQTGYEQAEAAARAAGIPMISVADSPFHGQYAVSGNSCVDELVTGYFLTGTRPAATICPGVPLPGEKAVYPVDGPAGEPTRKPEPAPRDAESPTRERLQDRISATNRAY, from the coding sequence GTGCGCGGGTCCAGAGCGGGGTTGGCGGTGGCCGTCATGGTCCTGGTGGCGGCGACGGCGCCGGCCGCCGCGACGACGCCCGATCCGCTCGCGCCCTACCGGGACCAGAAGATCAGCTGGGGCGCCTGCCCGTTCAAGGGCGGCAAGGCGCAGTGCGCGCGGATCACCGTCCCGCGGGACTGGTCGGCGCCGTCCGCCGGGAAGAACCTCGAGGTGGCGATCAGCCGCGTGCCCGCGACGGGCGAGCGGCGCGGCGCCGTCCTGGTGAACCCGGGCGGGCCGGGCGGGCAGGGCACGTCGCTCGCCGGCGCTTTGGCCCGTCTCGAACCGGCCGTGAACGAGCACTACGACTTCGTCGGCATGGACCCGCGCGGCACCGGCCAGGAGGGCACCGACGACGACGGTTTCGTCTGCCGGGTGCCGGCCGGGCGGCTGCCGTCGGAGGACGACCTGGACGCGCGCGACCGCTCGGCCCGCAGCATCGCGCTGCACCAGCGGGTGCCGCGCGCCGTGGCCGAGGCCTGCCAGAGCGACGCGCTCGCGCCGTTCATCACCACCTGGCAGACCACCCACGACATGGACCTGATCCGCACGCTGCTGGGCGACGAGAAGCTGAACTACCTCGGCTACTCCTACGGCACGTGGCTGGGCGCGAAGTACGCGTCGCTGTTCCCCGGGCACGCCGGGCGGATGGTGCTCGACTCGAGCGTCAACTTCGAGGGCCGCCTGCAGGCCGCGTTCGAGGCGTTCCCGAAGATCGACCAGCGGCAGTTCGACCGCGTCTACGCGCCGTGGCTGGCCCGCCGGTTCCCGGAGCAGCTCGGCCGCACCACCGCGGAGGTCAAGCAGAACTGGGAGCGGGTGCGCGCGTACTACCGCAGCCAGGGCGTGTCACCGGACGACTTCGACCACGTCTTCGTCGGCAACGGCAGCACGCGGCAGTGGCTGGTCGGCGCGTTGATCCTGACGAAGGGCATGGCAGCGGTGCGGGGCACGCCCCCGGCCACGGCGGACGACCTCGACCAGGTGGCCCGCGTGGTGTACGGACGCCCGTCGGCCCAGCTGACGGCCGCCGACGTCGCACCGGAGCCGGACTACGAGGACGTACCGGGCACCCGCCTGGCGGTGGCGTGCGGCGACCAACCGACCCGCGGGGCGGCGTGGTACAAGCTGCTGAGCGATCTGCAGGGCCCGGCCTACCCGCTGTTCGGCTGGGCGTACGGGCTGAGCGAGCCGTGCGGCTTCTGGAGCGACCCGCCCCGCCACCAGCTGCCGACGGTGCCGCCGTCGGCCGCGAAGAACATCCTGGTGGTGCAGGGCGAGTTCGACCCGCAGACGGGCTACGAACAGGCCGAGGCGGCCGCGCGGGCGGCCGGGATCCCGATGATTTCGGTGGCGGATTCGCCGTTCCACGGCCAGTACGCGGTGAGCGGCAATTCCTGCGTGGACGAGCTGGTGACGGGCTACTTCCTGACGGGAACCCGCCCGGCGGCGACGATCTGCCCGGGAGTGCCGCTGCCGGGCGAGAAGGCGGTGTACCCGGTGGACGGCCCGGCGGGCGAGCCGACCCGCAAGCCGGAGCCGGCCCCGCGCGACGCGGAATCGCCCACGCGGGAGCGGCTCCAGGACCGGATCAGCGCCACCAACCGCGCTTACTGA
- a CDS encoding SDR family oxidoreductase, which translates to MRVFVTGASGWIGSAVVDELLATGHEVTGLARSAASAAKLEAKGARVRRGDLDDLDGLRAGADEAEAVIHLANKHDWADPAASNAAERAAVETIGTALTGSGRPFLLAAGVAGLTQGRPATEADPSPFHGPDSPRGGAENLALEFAARGVHPVSLRFSPTVHGTGDHGFIAILAAIAREKGVAGYPGDGTNRWAAVHVTDAARLVALGLEKAPAGARLHAVAEEGVPTREIAEAIGRAFDLPVASIPPEEVQAHFGWIGTFFALELAASSTSTQELLGWTPTGPTLIEDLNGGAYSAQ; encoded by the coding sequence ATGCGTGTTTTCGTCACCGGAGCCTCCGGCTGGATCGGCTCCGCCGTCGTCGACGAGCTGCTGGCCACGGGCCACGAGGTCACCGGGCTGGCCAGGTCGGCCGCCTCGGCCGCGAAACTCGAGGCGAAGGGTGCCCGCGTCCGCCGCGGCGACCTGGACGACCTCGACGGCCTCCGCGCCGGTGCGGACGAGGCCGAAGCCGTCATCCACCTCGCGAACAAGCACGACTGGGCGGACCCGGCAGCGTCGAACGCCGCCGAGCGCGCCGCCGTCGAGACGATCGGGACGGCCCTGACCGGCAGCGGCCGCCCGTTCCTGCTGGCGGCGGGGGTCGCCGGCCTGACGCAGGGCCGTCCGGCGACCGAAGCGGACCCGTCGCCGTTCCACGGCCCGGACTCCCCGCGCGGCGGCGCGGAGAACCTCGCGCTGGAGTTCGCCGCCCGCGGCGTGCACCCGGTGAGCCTGCGGTTTTCCCCGACCGTGCACGGCACGGGCGACCACGGGTTCATCGCGATCCTGGCGGCGATCGCGCGCGAGAAGGGCGTCGCGGGCTACCCGGGCGACGGAACGAACCGCTGGGCGGCGGTCCACGTGACGGACGCGGCACGCCTGGTCGCGCTGGGCCTGGAAAAGGCCCCCGCGGGCGCGCGGCTGCACGCGGTGGCCGAGGAAGGAGTGCCGACGCGCGAGATCGCCGAGGCCATCGGCCGCGCGTTCGACCTGCCGGTGGCCTCGATCCCGCCGGAGGAGGTCCAGGCCCACTTCGGCTGGATCGGCACGTTCTTCGCCCTGGAGCTGGCGGCCTCCAGCACGAGCACGCAGGAACTGCTCGGCTGGACCCCGACGGGCCCGACCCTGATCGAGGACCTGAACGGCGGCGCGTACTCGGCCCAGTAG
- a CDS encoding methyltransferase has protein sequence MADDTWAGLAGRFADDAYSSLKGRVRTAVLHRQLLAHLPPPPASVLDVGGGAGHQSFPLAQAGYDITLLEPSAAMLGKARDRLPGGLRDGVTFVRAAGEHAEAAVAGRRFDAVLCHGVLGYLERPEPVLDQLCRCAAPGGVVSIMTGNADAMAVRPALERRWDDALAAFDARTETGVLGVPTRADTVAELSARLRERGVEPLRWYGVWLFVDWLGFGGAELDPADAEKVAAVEFEAGRRDPYRQLSRVFHLLGRKRRV, from the coding sequence ATGGCCGACGACACGTGGGCCGGCTTGGCCGGCCGCTTCGCCGATGACGCGTACTCCTCGCTGAAGGGGCGGGTCCGGACCGCGGTGCTGCACCGCCAGCTGCTCGCGCACCTGCCCCCGCCGCCGGCGTCCGTGCTCGACGTCGGCGGCGGCGCCGGCCACCAGTCGTTCCCGCTGGCCCAGGCCGGATACGACATCACCCTGCTGGAGCCGTCCGCGGCGATGCTCGGCAAGGCGCGGGACCGGCTGCCCGGCGGGCTGCGCGACGGGGTGACGTTCGTGCGGGCCGCCGGCGAGCACGCCGAGGCGGCGGTGGCCGGACGGCGGTTCGACGCCGTGCTGTGCCACGGCGTCCTCGGCTACCTGGAGCGCCCGGAACCGGTGCTCGACCAGCTGTGCCGGTGCGCCGCGCCCGGGGGCGTGGTCTCGATCATGACGGGCAACGCCGACGCCATGGCGGTGCGCCCGGCCCTGGAGCGCCGCTGGGACGACGCGCTGGCGGCGTTCGACGCCCGGACCGAGACCGGCGTGCTGGGCGTCCCCACGCGAGCCGACACGGTGGCCGAGCTGAGCGCCCGCCTGCGCGAGCGCGGCGTCGAGCCCCTCCGGTGGTACGGCGTCTGGCTGTTCGTCGACTGGCTCGGGTTCGGTGGCGCCGAACTGGACCCCGCCGACGCGGAGAAGGTGGCCGCCGTCGAGTTCGAAGCCGGACGGCGGGATCCCTACCGGCAGCTCAGCCGGGTATTCCACCTCCTGGGGCGCAAGCGCCGCGTGTGA
- a CDS encoding SDR family oxidoreductase — MEEPVVSQPAQQQSPPGTTGEMTPRPDHGEHSYRGSGKLTGKAALITGADSGIGRAVAIAYAREGADVLISYLNEHEDAEETRRWVEEAGRKAVVVPGDVADPAHCRALVARAVEEFGRLDVLVNNAAFQMTHETLEEIPDEEWDHTLATNLSAFFHLAKAAVPHLEPGAAIIGSSSVNSDNPTPQLMPYDVTKAGVANMCAALAQLLGPKGIRVNSVAPGPIWTPLIPSTMPPEQVESFGKQVPLGRAGQPAELAPVYVLLASDDGSYVSGARIAVTGGTPIL; from the coding sequence ATGGAGGAGCCTGTCGTGTCCCAGCCCGCCCAGCAGCAGAGCCCGCCCGGGACGACCGGGGAGATGACGCCGCGGCCCGACCACGGCGAGCACAGCTACCGCGGCTCCGGCAAGCTGACCGGCAAGGCCGCGCTGATCACCGGCGCCGACAGCGGCATCGGCCGCGCGGTCGCCATCGCCTACGCCCGCGAGGGCGCCGACGTGCTGATCTCCTACCTGAACGAGCACGAGGACGCCGAGGAGACCCGCCGCTGGGTCGAGGAGGCGGGCCGCAAGGCCGTCGTCGTGCCCGGCGACGTCGCCGATCCCGCGCACTGCCGGGCCCTCGTCGCCCGCGCGGTCGAGGAGTTCGGCCGGCTCGACGTCCTGGTGAACAACGCCGCCTTCCAGATGACGCACGAGACCCTGGAAGAGATCCCGGACGAGGAGTGGGACCACACGCTGGCCACCAACCTCAGCGCGTTCTTCCACCTCGCCAAGGCGGCCGTCCCGCACCTGGAGCCGGGCGCGGCGATCATCGGCAGCTCGTCGGTCAACTCCGACAACCCCACTCCGCAGCTGATGCCTTACGACGTCACGAAGGCGGGCGTGGCCAACATGTGCGCCGCGCTGGCCCAGCTGCTCGGGCCGAAGGGGATCCGCGTCAACAGCGTGGCGCCGGGTCCGATCTGGACGCCGCTGATCCCCTCGACGATGCCCCCGGAGCAGGTCGAGTCGTTCGGCAAGCAGGTGCCGCTCGGCCGGGCCGGACAGCCCGCGGAGCTGGCCCCGGTGTACGTCCTGCTCGCGTCGGACGACGGCAGCTACGTGTCCGGGGCGCGCATCGCCGTCACCGGCGGCACGCCCATCCTCTGA